The following DNA comes from Halobacillus litoralis.
GACAGCAGAGACACCGAGTGTCCATGAAATAGCAGAAGATGAAATGGGAAACCAAGAGGTTCACAAGGAAGAAGCAGCAAGCATCGAGGTAGATACTCAAGCTATGGATAGTCAGAAGACTATAAATGAGACCGTTTATGAACACCAAAAGGAAGAAACGGAAGAACTTCACACGTCCCCCCCTGTTATTGAAACTGAAGACTCAGTTGTAGAAGAAGCAGATCAAGAAGAGATAAAGGGGAGCAACGAGGCAAACGAAGAAACTGAACCATTTGATGAAGAAGTTACAGAAGAAAACGTTGAGATTGAAGAAACACCTATTCCTGAAGAAAAGGAAACTGGCAGGGAAGAGCTGCATCAGGAGGAAGAAGTGGAGAAGCCTAAAAGAGATGAAGAACCCGTCCAAGAAGATTCCACCCCGGTCCCTTCTAAAAGTGTTGAAGAACCAAACAAGCCAAAAGAAAAGAGAAGTGTTCCTTTCAATGTGCTTATGACCCCAAGGGATAAACGTACCAGGGACAATCAAAAAGACAGTATTCATAGGCCTCCAGAAAAAGAACAAAACCAAAATAAGGAACCAATGAGCCCAACAAAAGAAGAGACATCAGTTCCTGAGAAGCGGGTGGAATATCAAACCCCCCTTCATTTACTGGAAGATCCGTTACGTCCGAATTCTGATGATGATACATGGATAACACAACAAATGGAATTATTGGAAACGACTCTACGCCATTTCCACGTGCGTGCCAAAGTTGTCAATGCAATGAAGGGACCGACTGTCACTAGGTTTGAAGTTCAGCCGGAACCTGGTGTGAAAGTAAGTAAAATCACCAACCTGTCTGATGATATCAAATTAAGCATGGCAGCGAAGGATATCCGCATTGAAGCACCGATCCCTGGTAAACAGGCAGTAGGTATAGAGGTACCTAATCAACAATCGCAAATGGTCGGTCTCCAAGAGATTTTTGAAGCGGATGCGTTTCACTCGGATAAGTCTCCATTGTCTGTCGGTTTAGGGCTGGATATAGGCGGAGATGCGATTGTCACCAACTTGAAGAAGATGCCTCACGGTTTGATTGCAGGGGCTACAGGGTCTGGAAAAAGTGTGTGTATCAATACTATTTTGATCAGTTTATTATATAAAGCCCATCACGAGGATGTGAAGTTTCTGCTTATAGATCCTAAAATGGTTGAACTTGCACCTTATAATGACTTACCACACTTGGTTTCGCCGGTCATTACAGACGTCAAAGCAGCTACAACTGCATTGAAGTGGGCTGTCAAAGAGATGGAGGAACGTTACGAAAAGTTCGTTGAAGAAGGCGTACGTGATGTTGAGAAGTATAATGATAAAATGGTGAAACAGAACCGGACAACTGAAAAGATGCCATACTTAGTAATTGTCATTGATGAACTGGCCGATTTAATGATGGTTTCACCACAAGATGTAGAAGATGCGATTTGCCGAATTGCTCAGAAAGCGAGAGCTTGTGGCATTCATCTTCTTTTAGCTACACAGAGGCCTTCGGTGGATGTCATAACAGGCTTGATCAAAGCGAATATCCCGACACGGATAGCTTTCAGTGTTTCTTCACAAGTAGACTCAAGAACAATCATTGATTCAGGCGGAGCGGAGAAACTCTTAGGTAAAGGAGATATGTTGTTTGTAGAAAATGGATCAGGTCAACCACTAAGAATACAAGGTGCTTTTGTATCTGATGATGAAATCGAGCGTGTGACTAATTATGTAAAGAAAATAGCTCCTCCTCAATATTTGTTCCATCAGGAAGAACTGATGAAGCAAATATCTACAGAGGAAGACACTGATGTATTATTTGATGAGGCCGTAGCGTTTGTAGTGGATCAAAATGGGGCAAGTGCTTCTCTTATCCAACGCCGTTTCAAAGTAGGTTATAATCGGGCTGCACGTTTGATTGATCAAATGGAAGACTTCGGAATCATCTCAGAGCAGAAAGGAAGCAAGCCGAGGGATGTTTTATTGACCAAGCAGCAAATCCAGGAATTAATGGAGTAAAGAAGGTCGGATTGGGCGAAAGGCTTGTGCATTAGTCCTCAATTTTATATGATGGACTATGAATGATTTTCGAATTACAACGACCTCAATGTTTAAGGAGTAAAGACATGAAGGAAATAGCACGCAAATTAAATGGCGAAATCAGCCGATTGACTAATAAAACATTTAAATTTGATGAGCGGGTAGCCGAAGGTTGGTTTTCCGCTGTCTATTTTTTGAAAACACGTGATATTGTTGAGAATCATCTTCCTGATAATATAGTGACAATGCAGTTTTTCCAAAAAGATCATGCCGTATTGTGCGGAACTGATGAAGTGATTGCATTGATCCACACGTTTTCAGAAAATCCGGAAGAATTGGAGATTTACTCCCTTAAAGATGGGGACAGAATCAATCCGTATGAAACTGTACTCACGATTACCGGACCTTATCAATATTTTGGGTTTTTAGAAGGCATCATAGATGGAATTCTGGCCAGAAGAACGTCGGTGGCTACGAATGTTTATAATGTTGTAAAGGCTGCCCGTTCTTCAGGCAAACAAAAGCCCATCATCTTTATGGGAGACAGGGACGACCACTTCACTCAACAATCTGGAGATGGTTATTCAGCCTTCATCGGTGGGTCCACTGCCCAAGCCACTCATGCAATGAATGAATGGTGGGGGAAAGAAGGAATGGGAACGATGCCTCATGCCTTGATCCAGATGTTCAAAGGGGATGTGGTTGCTGCAACCAAAGCTTA
Coding sequences within:
- a CDS encoding DNA translocase FtsK, whose product is MWKDLKNKMKQWFEPDENSAEQPLQKKEERHEVNAKTKMTYRYPKQGEFRFPVIPDQPNRNSEDGNEDTSQHESRPPRRKKAAEELPKVERQQRRRPSRKQGDSQAQQLPETSSVPFTPTDVPSPIYGYQARQMTKGLEKLEYAVEEESKPGFFTDSNDEKQWQDLRKRLRARVQEGETASQNKTTAETPSVHEIAEDEMGNQEVHKEEAASIEVDTQAMDSQKTINETVYEHQKEETEELHTSPPVIETEDSVVEEADQEEIKGSNEANEETEPFDEEVTEENVEIEETPIPEEKETGREELHQEEEVEKPKRDEEPVQEDSTPVPSKSVEEPNKPKEKRSVPFNVLMTPRDKRTRDNQKDSIHRPPEKEQNQNKEPMSPTKEETSVPEKRVEYQTPLHLLEDPLRPNSDDDTWITQQMELLETTLRHFHVRAKVVNAMKGPTVTRFEVQPEPGVKVSKITNLSDDIKLSMAAKDIRIEAPIPGKQAVGIEVPNQQSQMVGLQEIFEADAFHSDKSPLSVGLGLDIGGDAIVTNLKKMPHGLIAGATGSGKSVCINTILISLLYKAHHEDVKFLLIDPKMVELAPYNDLPHLVSPVITDVKAATTALKWAVKEMEERYEKFVEEGVRDVEKYNDKMVKQNRTTEKMPYLVIVIDELADLMMVSPQDVEDAICRIAQKARACGIHLLLATQRPSVDVITGLIKANIPTRIAFSVSSQVDSRTIIDSGGAEKLLGKGDMLFVENGSGQPLRIQGAFVSDDEIERVTNYVKKIAPPQYLFHQEELMKQISTEEDTDVLFDEAVAFVVDQNGASASLIQRRFKVGYNRAARLIDQMEDFGIISEQKGSKPRDVLLTKQQIQELME
- a CDS encoding nicotinate phosphoribosyltransferase, whose protein sequence is MKEIARKLNGEISRLTNKTFKFDERVAEGWFSAVYFLKTRDIVENHLPDNIVTMQFFQKDHAVLCGTDEVIALIHTFSENPEELEIYSLKDGDRINPYETVLTITGPYQYFGFLEGIIDGILARRTSVATNVYNVVKAARSSGKQKPIIFMGDRDDHFTQQSGDGYSAFIGGSTAQATHAMNEWWGKEGMGTMPHALIQMFKGDVVAATKAYHAQFPDDQLMALVDYNNDVITDSLEVAREFGDELKGVRLDTSRNLVDKYFLRNQHLMGTFDPRGVNPELIFALRRALDKEGFRHVKIVVSGGFTKERIRAFEEKKVPVDMYGVGGSLLKISIGFTGDNVLINGEPEAKEGRRYKHNPRLEYVEYTESEE